One Lacticaseibacillus rhamnosus genomic window carries:
- a CDS encoding SLC13 family permease — protein MKKVLNKQSIGFLIGIAVGLIVYLAPLSGINEKAQMDLALSLMTVVWWAFQIAQPAYIGGIYLMLLILTNVATPTQVFAGSWTKSIMWLVMGAYLIAGAVRESGLGERIAYAFIIKFVRSWTGIIVSIFALTFILALLIPHPWPRAFLIMSVMDVVATSAKMPQQDRAKLGLAVFAASCPLSGAFLTGDTSLNPLAIADSGKSVNFVQYFIYMGVPMIIAAIITMLLFLFLFKPTKKVTIDLDVLKAKQADQGAMTHKEIRVIVWLVIAIGLWLTSGITGIDVGWLTLIVALLMSLPVIGEVLTAKSWSGVPVNVLVFLTSAIAIGQVGDFTGMNKWIAQTILPSALPHNLYLLALVITVFAMIIHMFMGSVIAVMGITIPAIIAATSSLGVNPLAISLIVFSVVNLHYILPFHNLAILVGSDPETGGGYTQKDVMKLGIPLTAVMFIVALVEVFWFQLTGLL, from the coding sequence ATGAAAAAAGTTCTCAATAAACAGAGTATCGGTTTTCTCATCGGCATTGCGGTGGGCCTCATTGTTTACCTGGCCCCACTGAGCGGCATCAATGAAAAAGCGCAAATGGATCTTGCTTTGAGTTTAATGACCGTTGTTTGGTGGGCATTCCAGATTGCACAGCCGGCTTATATTGGTGGTATTTATCTGATGCTGCTGATCTTGACGAATGTTGCAACCCCGACACAGGTATTTGCGGGATCGTGGACCAAGTCAATTATGTGGTTAGTGATGGGCGCTTATTTAATTGCCGGTGCTGTCCGCGAATCTGGCCTAGGTGAACGTATTGCCTATGCTTTCATTATCAAATTTGTTCGCAGTTGGACCGGTATTATCGTCTCAATCTTTGCCTTAACCTTCATCCTTGCTTTACTGATTCCGCATCCCTGGCCCCGTGCCTTCTTGATCATGTCCGTGATGGATGTGGTGGCAACCAGCGCCAAAATGCCACAACAGGATCGGGCTAAACTTGGACTAGCCGTTTTTGCCGCTTCCTGTCCTCTTTCCGGTGCTTTTCTAACCGGGGATACATCGCTCAACCCCTTAGCAATTGCCGATTCTGGCAAAAGCGTCAACTTTGTCCAATATTTTATTTACATGGGGGTTCCGATGATCATTGCCGCGATCATCACGATGCTGCTCTTTCTTTTCCTCTTCAAACCAACCAAAAAAGTCACGATTGACCTTGATGTTCTGAAAGCCAAGCAGGCCGATCAAGGGGCAATGACGCATAAAGAAATTCGAGTGATCGTCTGGCTTGTCATTGCCATCGGTTTATGGTTAACCAGTGGCATCACTGGTATTGACGTTGGCTGGTTAACTTTGATTGTCGCCTTGCTGATGAGTCTGCCGGTTATCGGTGAGGTCTTGACGGCGAAATCATGGTCAGGTGTTCCCGTCAACGTTTTGGTCTTCCTGACTTCGGCAATTGCAATTGGCCAAGTGGGTGATTTTACGGGCATGAATAAATGGATTGCCCAAACGATCCTGCCTTCAGCCTTACCACATAATCTCTACTTACTGGCACTGGTCATTACCGTTTTTGCGATGATCATTCACATGTTCATGGGTTCGGTTATTGCCGTCATGGGTATTACAATCCCTGCCATTATCGCGGCAACCTCGTCACTTGGGGTTAATCCGTTGGCAATTTCATTAATCGTCTTTTCAGTGGTTAATTTGCACTACATCTTGCCGTTTCATAACCTGGCTATCCTTGTCGGTTCCGATCCAGAAACTGGCGGTGGTTATACGCAAAAAGATGTCATGAAGTTAGGTATTCCGCTAACTGCCGTCATGTTTATTGTTGCGCTGGTAGAAGTCTTTTGGTTCCAGCTGACTGGACTTTTATAA
- a CDS encoding PTS sugar transporter subunit IIB — protein sequence MAKIVVACGSGVASSEATASRIKDFFESHNVKGVSVDATDFKQLPEVLHNYDVYVWIAKPNQQLEELAKENNIAVVNGMPIFMNMNPEKSYKQIIQALKNMQAAGK from the coding sequence ATGGCAAAAATTGTTGTTGCATGTGGATCAGGCGTTGCATCAAGTGAAGCAACTGCCAGCCGAATTAAGGATTTTTTCGAAAGTCACAATGTTAAAGGCGTATCGGTTGATGCTACTGATTTTAAGCAGTTACCGGAAGTTCTGCATAATTACGATGTCTATGTTTGGATTGCAAAACCGAATCAACAATTAGAGGAACTAGCCAAGGAAAATAATATCGCGGTTGTAAATGGTATGCCAATTTTTATGAATATGAATCCGGAAAAGTCATATAAACAAATTATTCAGGCGCTAAAAAACATGCAGGCTGCCGGAAAGTAG
- a CDS encoding class II aldolase/adducin family protein produces MTEQYVFENERKDLAEVAREMFVRKNTNVAGGNISVRITADKDIDYGSIHIKAGKDYLIMTPTMMSEAWYAKLQPTQILVVDLETGKQIDGVGRLTREINMHEEAYRANDKIRCVYHSHAEESMFWATAGLDMPNVTEVTEEVGPIRVLPYAPACSKELADTVYNGLKAVGDAAKEHIFLLNSHGVLITSEDLHHATEILETVEWNAKIAYQQTVFMKLGLLDSYQSCGKASDGMLKEQVQA; encoded by the coding sequence ATGACTGAACAGTATGTATTTGAAAATGAGCGTAAGGATTTGGCAGAAGTAGCGCGCGAAATGTTTGTGCGAAAGAATACGAATGTCGCTGGTGGCAATATCAGCGTTCGTATTACCGCGGATAAAGATATTGATTATGGCAGCATTCATATTAAGGCCGGCAAAGATTATCTTATTATGACACCTACCATGATGTCAGAAGCTTGGTATGCGAAGTTACAACCGACCCAAATTCTGGTGGTTGATCTTGAGACTGGCAAACAGATTGATGGGGTTGGCCGTTTGACCCGGGAAATCAATATGCATGAAGAGGCTTATCGCGCCAATGATAAGATCCGTTGCGTTTACCATTCACATGCCGAAGAATCAATGTTTTGGGCAACTGCTGGCCTTGATATGCCAAATGTTACCGAGGTCACTGAAGAAGTCGGACCGATTCGCGTATTACCCTATGCACCGGCTTGCTCAAAAGAACTTGCCGACACTGTCTATAATGGGCTCAAAGCGGTGGGCGATGCTGCAAAGGAACACATTTTCTTGTTAAATAGCCACGGCGTTTTGATTACGTCGGAAGATTTGCATCATGCAACCGAGATTCTTGAGACGGTTGAGTGGAATGCAAAAATTGCCTATCAGCAAACGGTCTTCATGAAGCTGGGGCTGCTCGATAGTTATCAGTCTTGCGGTAAAGCGAGTGATGGGATGTTGAAAGAACAGGTACAAGCCTGA
- a CDS encoding MarR family winged helix-turn-helix transcriptional regulator, producing MTVSLGILVKKLNNDLQRYADREAKQLGLTQVQMSIIDFLARQGTKRPLYQTDVEHEFNIQKSSATALLQLMERKELIVRVPSKQDGRYKAIQLTEKSQKVAAYIRHFFDQNDAFLRNALGEDAEVVVNALEKLQTTMADKLADH from the coding sequence GTGACAGTATCGCTGGGTATTTTGGTTAAAAAATTAAACAATGACCTGCAACGTTATGCTGATCGTGAAGCTAAGCAATTGGGTCTAACACAGGTGCAAATGAGCATCATCGATTTTTTGGCACGGCAAGGCACCAAGCGGCCGTTGTATCAGACGGATGTTGAACATGAATTCAACATCCAGAAATCTTCAGCAACGGCACTGTTACAACTGATGGAGCGCAAGGAATTGATTGTTCGTGTGCCCTCCAAGCAAGATGGGCGATATAAAGCGATTCAGCTAACGGAAAAATCCCAAAAGGTAGCGGCATATATTCGGCATTTCTTTGACCAAAATGATGCTTTTTTGCGCAACGCTTTGGGAGAAGATGCGGAAGTAGTCGTCAATGCGCTTGAAAAACTGCAAACAACGATGGCGGATAAATTAGCAGATCATTGA
- a CDS encoding PTS galactitol transporter subunit IIC: MTILKDVVNYILNLGGPVFVPLIMLILGLVAGLKFKKSIVAALTLGVAFSGMTLVVNYMMDAISPAAKAMSKLFHLSLNAIDAGWTGVAAITWSYKSAFLFFPLLLAINFVMLTFNWTKTLNVDMWNVWNKIFTYVVVLYFTHNAFFGFLVAGIQIVFELKAGDMWHRHIEDLTGMPGVTVPHFITLFAVILQPLNKLLDFIPIMNKPFDADALQKRIGVWGDNTVMGALIGVLLGFGAGYSVSGSLNLAIKAATAMTLFPMISKLFMTALSPIADAMSGFMQKHFKGREVYIGLDWPILAGRNELWVTVIILVPIMLVFAMILPHNTVLPFAGIINLSFVNAALLLTGANLLRMITLGIITTPIFLYGATYFAPVITNLAKSTGTVKVQAGQQLSWSTFEGPDFRLFFAQAFNGKWWAIALAVLWTLGFIWLYRDQNKIKLPSQRYGTLTTPAVATTSSTSTADSADADVDLDNLSGLDFSDAKASNESKQSAAKNDDDLDDLDGLDFSQTSHKKKGDQGE; encoded by the coding sequence GTGACGATCTTAAAAGATGTCGTTAATTATATTTTGAATCTTGGGGGACCGGTGTTTGTTCCGTTAATCATGCTGATTCTAGGTCTGGTTGCCGGGTTGAAGTTTAAAAAATCGATTGTGGCAGCGTTGACTTTAGGGGTTGCCTTTTCGGGGATGACCTTGGTTGTTAACTACATGATGGATGCAATTTCACCGGCTGCCAAAGCTATGTCAAAGTTGTTCCACCTAAGTTTAAACGCGATTGATGCCGGCTGGACCGGTGTTGCGGCCATCACATGGTCATATAAATCGGCATTTCTGTTTTTCCCGTTATTATTAGCGATTAACTTTGTGATGTTGACGTTTAATTGGACGAAAACATTAAACGTGGATATGTGGAACGTTTGGAACAAGATTTTCACTTATGTCGTGGTGCTTTACTTCACGCATAATGCTTTCTTTGGATTCTTGGTTGCAGGGATTCAGATTGTGTTTGAGCTCAAGGCAGGTGATATGTGGCATCGACATATTGAGGATCTGACAGGTATGCCTGGGGTAACAGTGCCGCATTTTATTACTTTGTTTGCGGTGATTCTTCAACCGTTAAATAAGTTACTTGATTTCATCCCGATTATGAATAAACCGTTTGACGCGGATGCCTTACAAAAACGTATCGGTGTTTGGGGTGACAACACGGTGATGGGTGCGTTGATCGGGGTACTGTTAGGATTTGGCGCTGGTTATTCCGTCTCCGGTTCATTGAATCTGGCAATCAAAGCCGCGACTGCCATGACGTTGTTCCCGATGATTTCTAAACTGTTTATGACGGCACTGTCACCGATTGCCGATGCGATGAGTGGCTTTATGCAGAAACACTTCAAGGGTCGTGAAGTTTATATCGGACTTGATTGGCCAATACTTGCTGGCCGGAACGAATTATGGGTGACTGTTATTATCTTGGTTCCAATCATGCTCGTCTTCGCAATGATTTTGCCGCATAATACGGTTTTGCCTTTTGCCGGCATTATTAACCTATCGTTTGTGAATGCTGCGCTGTTGCTGACAGGGGCAAACTTATTGCGAATGATCACCTTGGGCATTATCACAACACCGATTTTCCTCTATGGTGCGACTTATTTTGCGCCGGTCATTACGAACCTGGCGAAGTCAACCGGAACCGTCAAAGTTCAAGCAGGACAACAGCTTTCGTGGTCAACTTTTGAGGGACCCGATTTCCGACTCTTCTTTGCTCAAGCATTTAATGGCAAGTGGTGGGCGATTGCTTTAGCAGTTTTATGGACGTTGGGGTTCATTTGGCTATACCGTGATCAGAATAAGATCAAATTACCAAGCCAACGTTACGGCACCTTGACGACGCCTGCTGTAGCAACGACAAGTTCAACGTCAACAGCAGATAGCGCTGATGCAGATGTCGATTTAGATAATCTTAGCGGGTTGGACTTCAGCGATGCAAAGGCTTCAAATGAAAGCAAACAGTCAGCTGCTAAAAATGATGACGATTTAGACGATCTTGACGGGTTGGATTTTAGTCAGACAAGTCATAAGAAGAAGGGTGATCAAGGTGAGTAA
- a CDS encoding LysR family transcriptional regulator encodes MNFEDLKIFVALYELKSFSKAAVVLHLSQSALSKRIQHIEAILGSKLVDTSNHRRMLVTEAGERFFFHASKILHQVELMNTDLNSLKSLSNGVLTIGAVPILGQFGISRLINDFAAQFPKLALHVVEQEGISILKQLLTGDLDMALLRDTQAEVLSTREYVKLDLAKDELQVILAKTNPLAKRPSLSAKDLAATTIVSLLSGSGVFEPMQAFFADRHIAPKIIFSSPHIETLLGMVEGSRHVTFLFRQSYQPFANSNFVAKSLTPNICSHLQLVYRRTSNPAILKFADYLSQQVTAEKG; translated from the coding sequence TTGAATTTTGAGGATTTAAAAATATTTGTAGCACTGTATGAGCTTAAGAGTTTTTCCAAAGCAGCGGTGGTTTTACATCTTAGTCAATCAGCCTTGTCTAAGCGTATTCAGCATATTGAGGCTATTCTGGGAAGTAAGTTGGTGGATACTAGCAATCATCGCCGCATGCTTGTCACGGAGGCTGGTGAACGGTTTTTCTTTCACGCCAGTAAGATCTTGCACCAAGTCGAGCTCATGAACACGGATTTAAATAGTTTGAAGTCCTTGAGCAACGGTGTTTTGACGATTGGTGCCGTTCCGATTCTTGGTCAGTTTGGCATCAGTCGATTAATAAACGATTTTGCCGCTCAATTTCCGAAGCTGGCACTGCATGTGGTCGAACAGGAAGGCATTAGCATCCTCAAGCAGCTTTTGACTGGTGATTTAGATATGGCATTGCTACGTGATACACAAGCAGAGGTCCTATCAACGCGGGAATATGTCAAACTTGATCTGGCTAAAGATGAGTTGCAAGTTATTCTCGCTAAGACTAATCCATTAGCGAAACGTCCATCGCTGTCTGCAAAAGATTTAGCCGCCACAACGATTGTCAGCTTGCTAAGCGGCTCTGGTGTCTTTGAGCCGATGCAGGCGTTCTTTGCGGATCGTCATATCGCACCCAAAATCATCTTTAGCAGTCCGCATATCGAGACACTTTTGGGGATGGTCGAAGGCAGCCGCCACGTTACCTTTTTGTTCCGTCAATCTTACCAGCCGTTTGCCAATTCGAACTTTGTTGCTAAGTCATTGACGCCGAATATTTGTAGTCATTTGCAACTGGTTTATCGACGCACTAGCAATCCGGCAATTCTTAAATTTGCTGACTACTTGAGCCAGCAAGTTACCGCCGAAAAAGGTTAA
- a CDS encoding PTS sugar transporter subunit IIA: protein MDYSTMIHKQLIFLNENQPDRQHLFRAVAEKLQAAGYVKKTYEAALNRREDEFPTGIVFPEISVMLPHADPEHVIKPFMAIVKNAQPVRVLQMGYNEPEDATAMFFLGITDSSQQVGLLQIFMDLLQNQDFVAKFKATNDRDAMYQLFVDTFEAQTTGK, encoded by the coding sequence ATGGATTATAGCACAATGATTCACAAACAGCTGATTTTCTTAAATGAAAATCAGCCAGACCGTCAGCATTTATTTCGAGCGGTTGCAGAGAAGCTTCAAGCTGCCGGATATGTAAAGAAAACCTACGAGGCAGCTTTGAATCGCCGCGAAGACGAATTTCCAACCGGCATTGTCTTTCCTGAGATATCCGTCATGTTGCCGCATGCTGATCCTGAGCATGTCATTAAACCGTTTATGGCGATTGTAAAGAACGCTCAGCCGGTTCGGGTGCTGCAGATGGGCTACAACGAGCCGGAAGATGCGACTGCCATGTTTTTCTTGGGTATTACAGATTCGAGTCAGCAGGTAGGCCTCTTACAGATTTTCATGGATTTACTACAAAATCAGGATTTTGTCGCCAAGTTTAAAGCGACAAATGACCGTGATGCGATGTATCAACTTTTTGTCGATACATTTGAAGCACAAACCACAGGGAAATAA
- a CDS encoding DHA2 family efflux MFS transporter permease subunit translates to MTRKVTPKLYLSILATGLMAFCGVLIETAMNVTFPTLMRQFNVDTGTIQWLTTGYLLIVAIIVPISGFLKRRFTTKQLFLTASAFFILGLALCSVANSFAILLVGRLIQGCGTGIALPLMFNIILEQAPLEKIGFLMGIGTLVTAIAPALGPTYGGVLVDINWHLIFIFLLFVMIAALIMGLFSIQQVSETVHLHLDFLAWLFIAIFFATAILGLNSIEHQPGRALIFAVIAILSLGAYTMRSLHVKEPLINLRLFKNLPFDLHMTTFLIIQIVNVGFAFVLPNYLQLVNHTSSLTAGLLLLPGAALGACMAPMSGKLYDKLGPGRPIFIGLCLQLIGIVWLLLEALTAAPVIVLIGYAFIMLGTGFSMGNIMTSGQAQLHQEQTTDGNAIFNTLQQFAGALGTAVVSLIMALAQAGSTSAHNTAIGSQHAFGFLLLLTLVGDVAIFFGLRRRRGETTGK, encoded by the coding sequence ATGACAAGAAAAGTAACACCTAAATTATACCTTTCGATTCTCGCCACTGGTCTGATGGCGTTTTGCGGGGTACTCATTGAAACTGCCATGAATGTCACTTTTCCGACCTTAATGCGGCAGTTTAATGTCGATACGGGAACCATTCAATGGCTGACAACCGGCTATTTGTTGATCGTTGCAATCATCGTCCCGATTTCCGGGTTCTTAAAACGACGCTTCACGACTAAACAGCTTTTTCTTACCGCCAGTGCCTTCTTCATCCTTGGGTTAGCACTGTGCAGCGTTGCAAACAGTTTTGCAATCTTGCTCGTGGGACGGCTAATCCAAGGCTGCGGGACGGGGATTGCACTCCCCTTAATGTTTAACATCATTTTGGAACAGGCGCCGTTAGAAAAAATTGGTTTTCTCATGGGCATCGGGACGTTGGTCACCGCCATTGCGCCGGCTTTAGGCCCGACTTATGGTGGCGTGCTGGTTGACATTAACTGGCATCTGATCTTTATTTTCCTGCTATTCGTCATGATTGCCGCTTTGATTATGGGGCTATTTTCCATCCAGCAAGTCTCTGAAACGGTCCATCTTCACCTCGACTTTTTAGCTTGGTTATTCATTGCGATTTTCTTTGCGACCGCGATTCTTGGTCTTAATAGCATCGAGCACCAACCCGGACGCGCCTTGATCTTTGCCGTCATTGCAATTTTAAGCCTCGGCGCCTACACCATGCGCTCACTACATGTTAAAGAACCACTAATTAATTTACGGTTATTCAAAAATCTTCCGTTTGATCTGCACATGACGACCTTCCTCATCATTCAAATCGTCAATGTCGGGTTTGCCTTTGTCTTACCCAACTACTTGCAACTCGTTAACCACACAAGCTCCCTAACCGCCGGCCTACTTCTATTACCTGGGGCGGCACTGGGCGCATGCATGGCACCCATGAGTGGTAAACTATACGATAAATTAGGTCCTGGACGCCCTATCTTTATCGGACTATGCTTACAGCTCATCGGAATTGTCTGGCTACTCCTTGAAGCCTTAACCGCAGCCCCGGTCATCGTCTTGATCGGCTATGCCTTCATCATGCTAGGTACCGGTTTTTCAATGGGCAACATTATGACAAGCGGACAAGCTCAGTTACACCAAGAACAAACCACTGACGGCAATGCCATCTTCAACACCCTACAACAATTCGCCGGTGCACTTGGCACTGCGGTCGTCTCACTCATCATGGCGCTGGCTCAAGCCGGTTCAACCTCTGCTCACAACACTGCCATCGGTTCGCAACATGCGTTTGGTTTCCTCCTGCTATTAACCCTCGTTGGTGATGTCGCGATTTTCTTTGGGTTGCGGCGACGTCGTGGTGAAACCACAGGTAAATAA
- a CDS encoding prenylated flavin chaperone LpdD: MSDYPVPTYTTTVTQSDVTLIATVTVIGRDLLITITGGDHPHIGDVLTLTKDQPIQTIRYPSHDNRFHKDDLLALPSAKALQPLLPGSCTILAGLHIDHISKVQIQAALDLSHKLAPELMTWLKHQTFATSRPHYYGPDESPA; encoded by the coding sequence ATGTCTGACTACCCTGTCCCGACTTACACGACAACCGTGACACAGTCTGACGTCACCCTCATCGCCACCGTTACTGTGATCGGACGTGATCTACTTATTACCATTACTGGCGGCGACCACCCGCATATTGGCGATGTTCTCACGTTAACCAAAGATCAACCCATTCAAACAATCCGCTACCCCAGTCATGATAACAGATTTCATAAAGATGATTTACTTGCGCTTCCAAGTGCCAAAGCGCTGCAACCATTACTGCCCGGAAGCTGCACCATTTTAGCTGGGTTGCACATCGATCACATCAGCAAAGTACAAATCCAGGCTGCATTAGATCTCAGCCATAAACTAGCGCCTGAGTTAATGACTTGGCTAAAACATCAAACATTTGCAACGTCAAGACCACACTATTACGGTCCCGATGAATCACCTGCCTAA